One genomic segment of Pseudomonas chlororaphis subsp. aurantiaca includes these proteins:
- a CDS encoding hydrolase: MSIRELLNPSNCALILIDHQPQMSFGVQSIDRQTLKNNTVGLAKAAKIFNVPTIFTSVETESFSGYIWPELLSVFPDHQPIERTSMNSWEDKKLVEAVKATGRKKLIMAALWTEVCLNFPALEALAEGYEVYIVTDASGGTTQEAHDMSVQRMIQAGAVPVTWQQVLLEFQRDWAHKETYDAVMDLVREHSGAYGMGVDYAYTMVHKAPQRQVK, translated from the coding sequence ATGTCTATCCGTGAACTGCTCAACCCAAGCAACTGCGCCCTGATCCTGATCGACCACCAGCCACAGATGTCCTTCGGCGTGCAGTCGATCGACCGCCAGACCCTGAAGAACAACACCGTGGGCCTGGCCAAGGCGGCGAAGATCTTCAACGTGCCGACCATCTTCACTTCGGTGGAAACCGAGAGCTTCAGCGGCTACATCTGGCCGGAACTGCTCAGCGTGTTCCCCGATCACCAGCCGATCGAGCGCACCTCGATGAACTCCTGGGAAGACAAGAAGCTGGTGGAAGCGGTGAAGGCCACCGGGCGCAAGAAACTGATCATGGCTGCGCTGTGGACCGAGGTCTGCCTGAACTTCCCGGCCCTGGAAGCCCTGGCCGAAGGTTATGAGGTGTACATCGTCACCGACGCTTCCGGCGGCACCACCCAGGAAGCCCATGACATGTCGGTGCAGCGCATGATCCAGGCCGGCGCGGTGCCGGTGACCTGGCAGCAAGTGCTGCTCGAGTTCCAGCGCGACTGGGCGCACAAGGAAACCTACGACGCGGTGATGGACCTGGTGCGCGAGCACAGCGGCGCCTACGGCATGGGCGTGGACTATGCCTACACCATGGTGCACAAGGCGCCGCAGCGTCAGGTCAAGTAA
- a CDS encoding LysR family transcriptional regulator, producing MDRIECMRAFVVTVDANGFAAAARAMDVPRSKVSKQIQALEEAIGVQLLHRTTRSLHLTEAGAEYYESAREVLAAVDEAEQRARDGIGELRGVLRVNAPMSFGLRRLGPLVPLFHEQHPNIELQLVLSDQQVDPVRGGFDVTIRIASLADSSMVAKLLAPAPRIMVASPDYLKRAGIPQTPRDLTAHQCLNYGYLQSGVSLQLSNGKDTQRVHVTGPLHANNGDLLAQAAEAGMGIALLPDFIVADALAAGRLVPVLCEWQAPPISIHAVYPSARRVPQKTRAFIEFLVTQLADQAPLHP from the coding sequence ATGGATCGCATCGAATGCATGCGCGCGTTTGTCGTCACGGTCGATGCCAATGGCTTCGCCGCCGCGGCCCGGGCCATGGACGTGCCGCGCTCGAAAGTCAGCAAACAGATCCAGGCGCTGGAGGAAGCCATCGGCGTACAGCTGCTGCACCGTACTACTCGCAGCCTGCACCTGACCGAAGCCGGCGCCGAGTACTACGAGTCGGCGCGGGAAGTCCTGGCCGCCGTGGACGAGGCCGAACAACGGGCGCGGGACGGCATCGGCGAATTGCGCGGGGTGCTGCGGGTCAACGCGCCGATGTCCTTTGGCCTGCGCCGCCTCGGGCCGCTGGTGCCGCTGTTTCATGAGCAGCACCCGAACATCGAATTGCAACTGGTGCTCAGCGACCAGCAGGTGGACCCGGTGCGTGGCGGTTTCGACGTGACCATCCGCATCGCCAGCCTGGCCGACTCGTCGATGGTCGCCAAGCTGCTGGCCCCGGCGCCGCGGATCATGGTGGCCTCGCCGGACTACCTGAAGCGCGCCGGCATCCCGCAGACGCCTCGTGACCTGACCGCCCACCAGTGCCTGAACTACGGCTACCTGCAAAGCGGGGTCAGCCTGCAATTGAGCAACGGCAAGGACACCCAGCGCGTCCACGTCACCGGCCCGCTGCACGCCAACAACGGCGACCTGCTGGCCCAGGCCGCCGAGGCCGGCATGGGCATCGCCCTGCTGCCCGACTTCATCGTCGCCGACGCCCTGGCCGCCGGCCGCCTGGTGCCGGTGCTGTGCGAATGGCAGGCACCGCCGATCAGCATCCACGCGGTGTACCCGTCGGCCCGGCGCGTGCCGCAGAAGACCCGGGCCTTTATCGAGTTCCTGGTCACCCAACTGGCCGACCAAGCGCCCCTGCATCCGTAG
- a CDS encoding glutamine synthetase family protein — translation MKFAALDEARGFLAANPDIDMIELFILDANGVPRGKLLHREELLAVYESGRPLPSTILGLTLQGDDVENSGLVWDVGDIDCRAYPLAGSLVRLPWRQIPTAAVQVSMHPQEGLPASIADPRHLLIKVIDQLKAEGYHPVMACELEFYLLDAKRDGNGRPQPALDADGGRPRHTQVYGLRELEQIEPFLADLYAACKLQGIPARTAISEYAPGQVEITLEHGDALEAMDQAVRYKRLVKAVAHQHGMQATFMAKPFDDLAGTGMHMHVSLADAEGHNLFAAADPAGTPLLRQAVGGMLASLLDSLLLFCPNANSYRRFQANSYAPLAPTWGVDNRTVSLRVPGGPANSRHIEHRICGADANPYLAAAAILAGIHRGLREQLDPGDPVQGNGYAQASELLPTDWLTSLTALENSSWARDALGSEFLGVYLAVKRAEYRQFMAEVGEQDWRWYLTQA, via the coding sequence ATGAAATTTGCAGCCCTTGACGAGGCCCGTGGCTTCCTGGCCGCCAACCCCGATATCGACATGATCGAGCTGTTCATCCTCGACGCCAACGGCGTGCCGCGCGGCAAGCTGCTGCACCGCGAAGAACTGCTGGCGGTCTATGAAAGCGGCCGCCCGCTGCCCAGCACCATCCTCGGCCTGACCCTGCAGGGCGACGACGTGGAAAACTCCGGGCTGGTCTGGGACGTCGGCGATATCGACTGCCGCGCCTACCCCCTGGCCGGCAGCCTGGTGCGCCTGCCGTGGCGGCAGATCCCCACCGCCGCGGTGCAGGTCAGCATGCACCCGCAGGAAGGCCTGCCCGCCAGCATCGCCGACCCGCGCCACCTGCTGATCAAGGTCATCGACCAGCTCAAGGCCGAGGGTTATCACCCGGTGATGGCCTGCGAGCTGGAGTTCTACCTGCTGGATGCCAAGCGCGACGGCAACGGCCGCCCGCAACCGGCGCTGGACGCCGACGGCGGCCGGCCACGACACACCCAGGTCTATGGCCTGCGCGAACTGGAGCAGATCGAACCCTTCCTCGCCGACCTCTACGCCGCCTGCAAGCTGCAAGGCATTCCGGCGCGCACGGCGATTTCCGAATACGCCCCGGGCCAGGTGGAAATCACCCTGGAGCACGGCGATGCCCTGGAGGCCATGGACCAGGCGGTGCGCTACAAGCGCCTGGTCAAGGCCGTGGCCCACCAGCACGGGATGCAAGCGACCTTCATGGCCAAGCCCTTCGATGACCTGGCGGGCACCGGCATGCACATGCACGTCAGCCTCGCCGACGCCGAGGGCCACAACCTGTTCGCCGCCGCAGACCCGGCCGGCACTCCGCTGCTGCGCCAGGCGGTGGGCGGCATGCTCGCGTCCCTGCTCGACTCGCTGCTGCTGTTCTGCCCCAACGCCAATTCCTATCGCCGCTTCCAGGCCAACAGCTACGCGCCGCTGGCGCCGACCTGGGGCGTCGACAACCGCACGGTGAGCCTGCGGGTGCCGGGCGGCCCGGCCAACAGCCGGCATATCGAGCACCGCATCTGCGGCGCCGACGCCAACCCCTACCTGGCGGCCGCGGCGATTCTCGCCGGTATCCATCGCGGCCTGCGCGAACAGCTCGATCCGGGCGATCCGGTGCAAGGCAACGGTTATGCCCAGGCCAGCGAACTGCTGCCCACCGACTGGCTGACCTCGCTGACCGCCCTGGAGAACTCCAGCTGGGCCCGCGACGCCCTGGGCAGTGAGTTCCTTGGGGTCTACCTGGCGGTCAAGCGCGCCGAATACCGCCAGTTCATGGCCGAAGTCGGCGAACAGGACTGGCGCTGGTACCTGACCCAGGCATGA
- a CDS encoding methyltransferase family protein produces MRNSPRLAALSLVATLVYLGLAILGMGGLVAFFSHPALWVIALSLLAMAGVAQFSEGNLSPGKQEDRENRWVLVAFGILGLLLAFLPAYTDRLNFWTFGGTDTRWFGVVFFIAGGILRLWPVFVLGNRFSGLVAIQPGHQLVTTGIYGTLRNPSYLGLLINCVGWALAFRSGVGLLLTALMLIPLIARIHAEEALLRKEFGKQYDTYCAYTWRLLPWIY; encoded by the coding sequence ATGCGCAATTCTCCCAGACTCGCAGCGCTCAGCCTGGTCGCCACCCTCGTCTACCTCGGCCTGGCCATCCTCGGCATGGGCGGGCTGGTGGCGTTCTTTTCCCACCCCGCGCTGTGGGTCATCGCCCTGTCCCTGCTGGCCATGGCCGGCGTGGCCCAGTTCAGCGAAGGCAACTTGAGCCCCGGCAAACAGGAAGACCGGGAAAACCGCTGGGTCCTCGTCGCCTTCGGCATCCTCGGTCTGTTGCTGGCCTTTCTTCCCGCCTACACCGACCGCCTGAATTTCTGGACCTTTGGCGGCACCGACACGCGCTGGTTCGGTGTGGTGTTCTTCATCGCCGGCGGCATCTTGCGGCTGTGGCCGGTGTTCGTGCTGGGCAATCGCTTCAGTGGCCTGGTGGCGATCCAGCCCGGCCACCAGCTGGTGACCACTGGCATCTACGGCACCTTGCGCAATCCGAGCTACCTGGGGTTGCTGATCAATTGCGTGGGCTGGGCCCTGGCCTTCCGCTCCGGGGTCGGCCTGTTGCTGACCGCCTTGATGCTGATCCCGCTGATCGCCCGCATCCACGCCGAAGAAGCCTTGCTGCGCAAAGAGTTCGGCAAGCAATACGACACCTACTGCGCCTACACCTGGCGCCTGCTGCCCTGGATCTACTGA
- a CDS encoding DNA polymerase II — protein sequence MDLQQGFVLTRHWRDTPAGTEVEFWLATDAGPCQIRLPVQTSVAFIPAEQQEQARRLLADDRDVELRPLGLCDFQHRPVLGLYCPQHNQLIRLDKTLRRAGVEVFEADVRPPERYLMERFITAPVWFGGTPGEGGMLLEAQMKPAPDYRPSLKLVSLDIETSETGELYSIALEGCGQRQVYMLGRAREDDSAVDFDLEFCASREQLLERLNQWLARHDPDAIIGWNLVQFDLRVLHEHARRLAVPLRLGRGGEEMQWREHGSRTHYFAAAAGRLIIDGIEALRSATWSFPSFSLENVAQTLLGEGKSIDNPYQRMDEINRMFAEDKPALARYNLKDCELVTRIFAKTELLTFLLERATVTGLPADRSGGSVAAFTHLYMPLMHRQGFVAPNLGEQPPQASPGGFVMDSRPGLYESVLVLDYKSLYPSIIRSFLIDPVGLVEGLRHPADDESVPGFRGARFSRTRHCLPSIVARVAESREVAKREHNAPLSQALKIIMNAFYGVLGSSGCRFFDPRLASSITMRGHEIMRRTRQLIEAQGHKVIYGDTDSTFVWLGSAHAEADAARIGRALVQHVNQWWRDHLRDEYGLESALELQFETHFSRFLMPTIRGAEEGSKKRYAGLVTRADGTQEMVYKGLEAVRTDWSPLAQQFQQELYQRIFHRQPYQDYVRDYVRRTLAGELDEQLVYRKRLRRQLDDYERNVPPHVRAARLADEYNRQHGRPQRYQNGGWISYVITLAGPEPLENRTAAIDYDHYVTRQLQPVADAILPFVQDDFSTLVGGQMGLF from the coding sequence GTGGATTTACAGCAGGGCTTCGTCCTGACCCGGCACTGGCGTGACACGCCGGCAGGCACGGAAGTCGAGTTCTGGTTGGCGACCGATGCCGGGCCGTGCCAGATCCGCTTGCCGGTGCAGACCTCCGTGGCCTTCATTCCCGCCGAACAGCAGGAACAGGCGCGGCGCCTGCTGGCCGACGATCGCGATGTCGAATTGCGCCCCCTGGGCCTGTGCGACTTCCAGCACCGCCCGGTGCTGGGCCTGTATTGCCCGCAGCACAATCAATTGATCCGCCTCGACAAGACCCTGCGCCGCGCCGGTGTCGAGGTGTTCGAGGCCGATGTGCGGCCGCCCGAGCGCTACCTGATGGAGCGTTTCATCACCGCGCCGGTGTGGTTCGGCGGCACCCCGGGCGAGGGCGGGATGCTGCTGGAGGCGCAGATGAAGCCGGCGCCGGACTATCGCCCATCGTTGAAGCTGGTGTCGCTGGATATCGAGACCAGCGAGACCGGCGAGCTGTACTCCATCGCCCTGGAAGGCTGCGGCCAGCGCCAGGTGTACATGCTCGGCCGCGCTCGCGAGGACGACAGCGCGGTGGACTTCGATCTGGAGTTCTGCGCCAGCCGCGAGCAGTTGCTTGAGCGGCTCAACCAGTGGCTGGCGCGGCACGATCCGGATGCGATCATCGGCTGGAACCTGGTGCAGTTCGACCTGCGGGTGCTGCACGAACACGCGCGCCGCCTGGCGGTGCCCTTGCGCCTGGGGCGCGGTGGCGAGGAGATGCAGTGGCGCGAACACGGCAGCCGCACCCATTATTTCGCCGCGGCCGCCGGGCGCCTGATCATCGATGGCATCGAAGCCCTGCGCTCGGCGACCTGGAGCTTCCCGTCCTTCAGCCTGGAGAACGTCGCCCAGACCCTGCTCGGCGAAGGCAAGTCGATCGACAACCCTTACCAGCGCATGGACGAAATCAACCGCATGTTCGCCGAGGACAAGCCCGCCCTGGCGCGCTACAACCTCAAGGACTGCGAGCTGGTGACGCGAATTTTCGCCAAGACCGAACTGCTCACCTTTCTTCTCGAGCGGGCCACGGTCACCGGCCTGCCGGCCGACCGCAGCGGCGGCTCGGTGGCGGCCTTCACCCACCTGTATATGCCGCTGATGCACCGCCAGGGCTTCGTCGCGCCGAACCTTGGCGAGCAGCCGCCGCAGGCCAGCCCCGGCGGTTTTGTCATGGACTCGCGGCCCGGTCTGTACGAGTCGGTGCTGGTGCTGGACTACAAGAGCCTGTACCCGTCGATCATCCGCAGCTTCCTGATCGACCCGGTGGGGCTGGTGGAAGGACTGCGCCACCCGGCGGACGACGAGTCGGTGCCGGGCTTTCGCGGCGCGCGGTTTTCCCGCACCCGGCATTGCCTGCCGTCGATCGTCGCCCGGGTCGCCGAGAGCCGCGAGGTGGCCAAGCGCGAACACAACGCGCCGCTGTCCCAGGCACTGAAGATCATCATGAACGCCTTCTACGGCGTGCTCGGCTCCAGTGGCTGCCGCTTCTTCGATCCGCGCCTGGCGTCGTCGATCACCATGCGCGGCCACGAAATCATGCGCCGCACCCGCCAGCTCATCGAAGCGCAGGGCCACAAGGTGATCTACGGCGACACCGACTCGACCTTCGTCTGGCTCGGCAGCGCCCACGCCGAGGCGGATGCCGCGCGCATCGGCCGCGCGCTGGTGCAGCACGTCAACCAGTGGTGGCGCGATCACCTGCGCGATGAGTACGGCCTGGAAAGCGCCCTGGAACTGCAATTCGAAACCCACTTCAGTCGCTTTTTGATGCCGACCATTCGTGGCGCGGAAGAGGGCAGCAAGAAGCGCTACGCCGGCCTGGTGACCCGCGCCGACGGCACCCAGGAGATGGTCTACAAGGGCCTGGAAGCGGTGCGCACCGACTGGTCGCCGCTGGCCCAGCAGTTCCAGCAGGAGCTGTACCAACGGATCTTCCATCGCCAGCCGTACCAGGACTATGTGCGCGACTACGTGCGGCGCACCCTGGCCGGCGAGCTGGACGAGCAGCTGGTGTACCGCAAGCGCCTGCGCCGCCAGCTGGACGATTACGAACGCAACGTCCCGCCCCATGTGCGCGCCGCGCGCCTGGCCGACGAATACAACCGGCAGCACGGCCGGCCCCAGCGCTATCAGAACGGCGGCTGGATCAGCTACGTGATCACCCTGGCCGGCCCCGAACCCCTGGAAAACCGCACCGCGGCCATCGATTACGATCACTACGTGACTCGCCAATTGCAGCCGGTGGCGGATGCCATCCTGCCGTTCGTGCAAGATGATTTCAGTACATTAGTGGGTGGGCAGATGGGCTTGTTCTGA
- a CDS encoding DHCW motif cupin fold protein yields MDIAGIPFGTTDWSQIQATEHRGETGSAYWRTRQFGAIRARMVEYSPGYLADHWCSKGHILFCLEGELHTELEDGRRFVLTPGMSYQVADNAEPHRSFTAVGAKLFIVD; encoded by the coding sequence ATGGACATTGCAGGCATTCCCTTCGGCACCACCGACTGGTCACAGATCCAAGCCACCGAGCATCGCGGCGAAACTGGCAGTGCCTACTGGCGCACCCGGCAGTTCGGCGCCATCCGCGCGCGGATGGTCGAATACAGCCCCGGCTACCTGGCCGATCACTGGTGCTCCAAGGGGCATATTCTGTTTTGCCTGGAAGGCGAACTGCACACCGAACTCGAAGACGGCCGCCGGTTCGTGCTGACACCCGGCATGAGCTACCAGGTGGCGGACAACGCCGAACCCCATCGCTCGTTCACCGCGGTCGGCGCCAAGTTGTTTATTGTCGATTGA
- a CDS encoding NAD(P)/FAD-dependent oxidoreductase, whose translation MTAAFNPVTPAAERCPSYYSATLNNETAYPPLQGQVSVDVVIIGGGFTGVASAVELAEKGLKVALVESHKIGWGATGRNGGQVTGSLSGDEAMRKQMRRTLGDEVDDFIWQLRWRGHRIIRQRVAKYAIACDLKHGHLHAAYKPSHLAGLRADYEEAVRRGMGDEVSLLDRQHVREVLESQLYHGAIKNTRNMHLHPLNLCIGEARAAESLGALIFEHSEVLQIVHGERPAVITAHGRIDAKQVLLAGDVYHKLEPKQLKGKIFPAMGGIVTTAPLGDLAKRLNPQDLAVYDCRFVLDYYRMTADGRLLFGGGANYSGKDSRDIAGELRPCIERTFPALKGVAIDFQWSCAMGIVINRIPQLGKLSDNVWYCQGYSGHGIATSHIMGEIMAQAITGHLEHYDTFAACKHIRVPFGDQLGNPMLAAGMWYYQMLERLR comes from the coding sequence ATGACAGCCGCATTCAACCCGGTAACACCGGCAGCCGAACGCTGCCCTTCCTACTACAGCGCCACCCTGAATAACGAAACCGCCTACCCGCCCCTGCAAGGCCAGGTGAGCGTCGACGTGGTGATCATCGGCGGCGGTTTCACTGGCGTCGCCAGCGCCGTGGAACTGGCGGAAAAAGGCCTGAAAGTGGCCCTGGTCGAAAGCCACAAGATCGGCTGGGGCGCCACCGGGCGCAACGGCGGCCAGGTCACCGGCAGCCTGTCCGGCGACGAGGCCATGCGCAAGCAGATGCGCCGCACCCTGGGCGACGAGGTCGACGATTTCATCTGGCAACTGCGCTGGCGCGGGCACCGGATCATCCGCCAGCGCGTGGCCAAATACGCCATCGCCTGCGACCTCAAGCACGGCCACCTGCATGCCGCCTACAAGCCCAGCCACCTCGCTGGCCTGCGCGCCGACTACGAAGAAGCGGTGCGCCGCGGCATGGGCGACGAGGTCAGCCTGCTGGACCGACAACACGTGCGCGAAGTGCTGGAAAGCCAGCTTTACCACGGCGCGATCAAGAACACCCGCAACATGCACCTGCACCCGCTGAACCTGTGCATCGGCGAAGCCCGCGCCGCCGAGAGCCTCGGCGCGCTGATCTTCGAGCACAGCGAAGTGCTGCAGATCGTCCACGGCGAGCGCCCGGCGGTGATCACCGCCCACGGCCGCATCGACGCCAAACAAGTGCTGCTGGCCGGCGACGTGTACCACAAGCTGGAGCCGAAACAACTCAAGGGCAAGATCTTCCCGGCCATGGGCGGCATCGTCACCACCGCGCCCCTGGGCGACCTGGCCAAGCGCCTCAACCCCCAGGACCTGGCGGTCTACGACTGCCGCTTCGTGCTCGACTATTACCGCATGACCGCCGACGGCCGCCTGCTGTTCGGCGGCGGCGCCAACTACAGCGGCAAGGACTCGCGGGACATCGCCGGCGAACTGCGCCCCTGCATCGAACGCACCTTCCCGGCGCTCAAGGGCGTGGCCATCGACTTCCAGTGGAGCTGCGCCATGGGCATCGTGATCAACCGCATCCCGCAGCTGGGCAAGCTCTCGGACAACGTCTGGTACTGCCAGGGCTACTCCGGCCATGGCATCGCCACCAGCCACATCATGGGGGAGATCATGGCCCAGGCCATCACCGGCCACCTCGAGCACTACGACACCTTCGCCGCCTGCAAGCACATCCGCGTGCCCTTCGGCGACCAGCTGGGCAACCCGATGCTGGCGGCGGGCATGTGGTACTACCAGATGCTTGAACGGTTGCGTTGA